The Halorussus gelatinilyticus genome contains the following window.
GTTCCTCGGTCGCGACGCCGACGACCTGATCGGCAAGACCGACCGCGAACTCTTCGGCGAGGAGACCGCCGCGGAACTTCGGGACCACGAACGCACCGTCCTCGACGGCGAGGAGACCGCAACCTTCGAGGAGTCGCTTCCGATGGACGACGGCGAGCGCGTCTTCGAGACGACGTGTTCACCGTACTACGACCGCGAGGGCGACCTCGCCGGGACCGTCTCCATCTGCCGGGACGTGACCGAGCGGACGGTCCGCGAGCGCACGCTCGAAGACCAGCGCGACGAGTTGGCGACCCTCGACCGCATCAACGAGGTCTCTCAGGGGATAATCCGGGCGCTCATCGGCGAACCCGGCCGCGAGGAGATAGCACAGGCGGTCTGTGACCGGCTCGTGGAGACCGAACTCTACCAGACGGCGTGGGTCGGCGAACCCGACCCCGCCAACGAGAAGATGGCCGACGTCGTCGGCGCGGGACTGAACGACGAGATTCGCTCGCTCGTCGAGATAATCGACGCGAGCGAGGGGAGCGGCGAACCCGCGGCCATCGCCTACCACGAGGGCGAACCGCAGGTCATCGACGACGTGGAAAACGACGAGACGCTCCCGCCGGAGATGCAGCGAGGCCTGCTCGACCTCGGCTACTACTCGGGCATCATCGTCCCGATTCGGTACGGCGACACGACCTACGGTCTGCTCGGCGTCGGAACCGAACGCAGGTCGGCGTTCAGCCAGCGCGAGGTGGACGCCTTCGACGTGTTGGGCGACGTCATCGGTTTCGCCATCGGCGCGGTCAAACACCGACGACTCGCGCTGTCGGACACGGTGGTCGAACTCACCTTCCGACTCACCGACAGCGACTCCTTCTACGTCGCCGCCTCCGAGCAGTTGGGCTGTACCCTCCGACTCGAAGGCATGGCCGCGGGTCCCGACGGGAGCCTCCTGTTCTACGACGCGGTTTCCGGCGTGGACTCCGAGGCCGTCTTCGAGTTCGCCGAGGACTGGGACGCCATCGAGAACGTCCGCCTCGTCAGCGACCACGGCGACGAGGCGCTGTTCGAGTTCACGGTCACGGGGTCGTCGGTCGTGCTGACCCTCTCGGAGTTCGGCGCGAAGACCAAAGACGCGACCAGCGAAGGCGGCGAGGCGACCGTCGTCGCGGAACTCCCCTCGGACGCCGACGTTCGGAGCGTGGTCGAGCGCGTCCGGGCGAAGTACCCCGGCGCCGAACTCGTCGCCAAGCGCGAGACCGAACGGGACTTCCAGTCGGCCCGCGAGTTCCGGCGGGACTTCGACCAGCGACTCACCGACGCACAGCGGACCGCGCTCCGGGCCTCCTACTTCGCGGGCTACTACGAGTGGCCCCGCGACAGCACCGCCGAGGACGTGGCCGAAGCGCTCGGCGTCTCATCGCCGACGTTCCACCAGCACATCCGGAAGGCGCAGCGCGAACTCCTCGGCGCGTTCTTCGACCGAAACGGCGACCGACCCTAGCTGTTTAGGTCCACTGTTCTTTGTGGTCGGGTAGAAAGTATTCGTCGGCGCGCCGCAACATGAGTAACGAACACGCATCGACGGGAGGAGAGGGGGCAACGATGGACGGGAACCCGTCCGTTTCCGACCAGCAAACAGTAGTCGCGGACTTGGACGAACTTTTCGAAGTCCTCGCGGACGGGAACCGTCGTCGGCTCCTCGGCTACTTCGACGACAACGCCGACGACGTTGCGGCGTTTTCTGACCTCGTCGAACACGTCGCCGACGAGTCAGTCGCGGTATCGAACGACGACCACAAGCGAGTCGCAGTGAAGCTCCATCACACTCATCTGCCGAAGTTGGAGGACGCGAACCTCGTGGAGTACGACCCGCGAAGCGAGACGGTCCGATACCGAGGCGGCCCGGCCGTCGGCGAGTGGGTCGAGATGGCCCGCGCCTACGAGTCGGGGTCGGACCACTCGTAACTGATTCTACCACCGCCGTTTGCCGTCGGACGACCGAACCCGGGTTCCGCCTGCCAAGACCGCGTTCCGCCTGTCGGGACCGACCGTTCCCGACGCCAGCGGCGACCAATCGCGGAAATGAAAAAGGACTTACCGCGCGGGGCCGACGCTCGTCGTATGAAAGCCGTCGTTCTTGCGGGCGGGTACGCGACGCGACTCTGGCCGATTACGAAGCACCGCCCCAAGATGTTCCTGCCGGTCGGTGACTCGACGGTCATCGACCAGATATTCGCAGAACTGGAAGCCGACGACCGCATCGACGAGGTGTACGTCTCTACCAACGAGCGGTTCGCCGAGGACTTCCGGGACCACCTCGCGGAAAGCGAGTTCGACAAGCCGCGCCTCACGGTCGAGGACACGACCGAGGAGGACGAGAAGTTCGGCGTCGTCGGCGCGCTCGCCCAACTGTTCGACCGCGAGGACATCACCGAGGACACCCTCGTCATCGCGGGCGACAACCTCATCAGTTTCGGCGTCAGCGACTTCGTGGACTTCTTCCAAGAGAAGGATTCGCCGACGCTCGCGGCCTACGACGTCGGGTCGCGCGAGCGGGCCAAGTCCTACGGACTGGTCGAACTCGACGGCGACGAGGTCGTGGACTTCCAAGAGAAGCCCGACGACCCCAAGAGCACGCTGGTCTCCATCGCCTGCTACGCCTTCACCGCCGAGACCATCCCGCTGCTGGAGGAGTACCTCGAAAGCGGCAACAACCCCGACGAACCGGGCTGGTTCGTGCAGTGGCTCCAACAGCGCGATTCGGTGTACGCCTACACCTTCGACGAGGCGTGGTTCGACATCGGGACGCCCGAGAGCTATCTGGAGGCGGTCGGCTGGAAACTCGACGGCGAGAACCAGATTGCCGACTCCGCGACGGTCGAGAACACGACGCTCGGCGACAACGTCCACGTCATGCCGCGCGCGGAGGTCGTCAATTCGAGCGTCAACAACTCCATCGTCTTCCCGAACGCGACGATTCGGGACTGCGACATCCGCGACTCCATCATCGACGAGAAGACCCGCGTCGAGAACATGGATTTGGCGGGCGCGCTCATCGGCGCGCACACACAGATTCTGAACGGGGAGTAGAACGCTCTTTCCCTCGGTTTACTCGCAGTACCGCGCCGCCATCGACAGGCCGAACTCCTCGACGTTGTCGGGGACGATTCCCTTCGCCGTGTAGAGGTCCGGTTTGTAGAGCAGTTCCTTCGTCACGCCGTACTCCTCGCGGAGGTGGTCTCGAACTCGGTCCACGTCGCGTTTGGCGAAGTAGTTGGGCGTGTAGACGGTTATCATGTACTCGTCGTACATCGGCAGGTTCTCGTAGCCGAACCCGGTCATCGCCTTCGCGGCCCAGAGAACCTCGTCGGCCGCATCCGCGACGAGTTCCGGCCACAGTTCCTCGATTCGCTCGGCCGACCCAGTGAGTTGCCACTTGCCGATGAACTTCGCTTCGTCAAGCGCCTCCCGGTCGAGTTCCCGGACCGCCTCGTCGGAACCGACCGCGACGTCTTCCGCGGGCGGCAGGTTCTCGGCGGTCGTCTCCTCCGGAAACGGTACGTCGTGGCGCTCGAAGTAGCCGTCACCGGCGACGTTCGGCGAGTCGCTGACGGCCTGACTCCGGAGCCAGTAGGTCTCTTCGTCGGTGATGTCGGTCGGGGACTTGTCGAGCGTCATACCACAACCAGAAACGGGTCCATCGTCAACCTTGGCCGCGGACCGAAAGTAAACTCGAACGACTCTCTCGCCGGGTCTTACGGCGTTTCGTCACGTCTCGCCTCCTTCGTCTCTCGGACTACTCCCGAACGCCCAGATACACCTCTTGTCCCTCGAACTCGCCGCCACGCAGGAGATAGAGGACGTGGGCCACCGTGCGGTGGTTTCCGTCTGCGACGTAGGCCGGGTCGTCGCCCTCTTCGAGGACGACGAGTCGGCTCTCGGGTCCTCCGTCCTCGATGTCGTCGGCGAGTTCCACCACCTCTTCGAGGTCCTTGCTCGTCTCGGACTCCAGCGCCGCTACGTCGTCGGCATCGCGGATTCGCTCGGCGATACTCTCGACGCGATTGTCGTCGGCGAGTCCGCGCCACCCCTGCTCGGGTTCGCCGACGACGACCCGGAGGTCCCGCAGCGCCGCCTCCGAGAGGTCGGCTCGGTACCAGTCGGCCGGTTCGGGTGTGAACACGCGCTCGGCGATGGGCTTGCGCTCGAAGAGTTCCTCGCGGAGCGCAGGTTCGGTGTCGAGCGCGTCGGGGTCCGGGTCGCCCTCCTCGTCTTCGATTTCCTGGTCGAGCCAGTAGCGCATCACCTGCTCGGGGGAGACCGGTTCGGGGTCGTCGCGGAGACGGTCTCGAATGGTCATGGGTGAGGTCGAAGGCGACCCACGGTCAGAAGGGTTGTGGCTATTCCTCTCGCGGGTCCTCGGGCGTGAACCAGTCGGCGAGTCCGCCGGGGTCCGGTTCGCGGTGCGCCCAGAACCGGGACCACTCGACGGCGAGCATCGCGGCGACGACGACGAGCGCGTAGCAGAACGCGATGACTCCCCCGGTCAACACCGTGTCGAACACCGCCGGGCCGAAGGCCTCGCGTATGGCGAGGAGCAGGAGGACGCCGAACACGTGCAGGAGCAGTACCACGGCGCTCACGAACACGATGATTCGAATCGGGATTTCCAGCACCATGTGGACCGACAGTTCCTCGTACCGGCGCTTCTCGAAGAACTCGCGGCGTATCTCGACGAGTTGCGAGAGGACGATGCCCGAGGCGGCCAACAGCACGGTCGGGGAGACCGCCGACGCGACCTCCCAGTCGAGGACGAGGACGCCGCCGAGCGGCAGGAGGTTCGAGGCGAGGACGGGAACGAACTCGCGGCAGTCGGCCGGCGCGTCCGGTCGCTGGTCGGAGTCCATCGAACTGACGTGTTCGACAGCGGTCGATAAGCGTACTGTTCTCCCGCCGCCCGGCGGTCACTCGCCGAGTCGCGCGTCCGTAATCCGCAGGGTTCCGCGCGTCCCGTCCCACTCCGTCTCGTACTCCAGCTCGATGGGTCGGTCCATGTGCGGACCGTCGGTCACGAGCGTCTCGAACTCGCCGCCCTCGCCGAGGATGTGGACGCCGTGGCTCTCGTGCAACTCCTCTAGCTCGGCGATGGCTTCCCTATCCAGCGTCCGCCCGAGCCACGGCTCGTCCAGTCCGTAGGCCGCGACCCGGATGATGGTAATCTCGAAGCCCGCGTCGAGCATCGCGTCGGCGAGTTCGCGGGGGTCCTCCTGCCAGAGCGGCGCGAACACCTCGGCGTCGAGTCGGTCGGCCATCGCCTCGATGCGGGAGGTCTGGTACTCGCTCTCGACCGCGCCCGCCGTCACGCCAGCGAGACCGCCCGGCAGTTCGGAACCGAGTTCTCCCAGCGCGGCCTCCAACGGTCGGAGTTCCGCGTCGCCCTGCGCGCCCGACTCCTCGGCGTCCTCGGCCCCGAAGTCGTCCGGTTCGACCTCCACGAGCGGGATACCGATGCTCTCGGCGGCGAGCGAGGCGAGGCGCGTCGCCGGGACGTGGTACATGTAGGAGTCGCCCTCCGGGTGGACGGTGACGAGTCGGGACACGTCGAGACCCGCCTCGAGGGCCCGGTAGAGCGCCCACGACGAGTCCTTGCCGCCCGAGAAGAGGCTGACCCACGAGCCGTCGCCCGCGGCGTCGGCGGCAGGCACGTCGTCGGTCGTACCGGTGTCTTCGGTCATGACGGTGTATCGGAAGCCTCCGGGTTTAGGTCCGACGGATTCGGTCTCCTCGCCCTACAGATGAGTGGAGGACGCTCTACGGAGGAACTTTCTCGAAGCAGTACCGAGACTCCCTCAGTCCACAAACTCTTCGTCTTCGAACTCCTCGCCGAGCGACGCCCCGGTGACGTACGTCGAGACGCGCACGCCCAGCAGACTCACGACCACGCCCGCGACGACGAACAGCGCCATCCGCGTGCCGGGGTCGAGTTCGATGCGTTCGACCGCGAGACTCCCGAGTTCCATCTGTGGCACGACCAGCGGGGGCACGTACTCCTCGCGCTGGAGGAAGTACGCCGAGAACCCGCGGACGACGAGTCCGACCGCCAGCACGCCGAACGGGAGATTGAGATAGGAGTTGCGCAGGTCGTCGTTGCGGATGACCTCGTCCAACAGGCGGCCGGTCGAGGCCGTCACCGCCGCGGCGGCCAGCCACGGCACGCTGGCGAACGCGAACGCCATCGCGGGCATCAGGACGCCCCCCGCGGGCGCGGTGGGGTCCGAGACCCGGAGTGCCCCGGCGAAGACGCCGATGAGCGAGAGGCCCGCCGCGACGACGTACGTGACGATGGAGACCCGGCCGGAGTACAGCGCGTCCTTGGCCTCGCCGGGCACGTCGGCCACGTAGTCGTCCACGCCGAGTCCCTTGTAGAGGACGAACAGTCCGATGACGGCCGTGATGGAGGCGACGGCCATCGCCGGGCCGAACGCCATCAGCAGGATGGGGAAGGCGAGCATGGCGAGACCGGTCGGGACGAGGACGGTCTGGCGCAGTTCCTCGTCGGCGAGGAACTGCTTCATCAGGTAGTAGGTCGATTCGATGTCGCGGGCCTGCCGGACGACCACCCTGTCGACCGCATCGACTCGTACGCGGCTCTCGATGATGGGGACGAGTCGTTCGTCTTGGGCGCTGTCGATGACGACCACTGCGGAGTCGGGGTCGTACTCGGCGATGAGCGAGTCCATCTGGTCGGCGACCGCGCGGTCCCGGCCGACCATCGTCTCGGCCGCGCCGGAGATGACCGCCACCGAGACCTCCTCGTCGCCGTCCCGCAGGTCGCGGGCCACGCGCAGGGATTCGAGCAGACAGTTGACGCTGGCGTCCTCGGGGTCAGCGAGACCGACCTCGGTCACGAGCGACCGGACGGCCTCCCAGCCCGCGACCGGCGTGTCGAGGCCGGTCTTGGTCCCGATGTCGTCGTCCCGGTCTACGCACACTACCAGCGTACTCATGTCGCGTATCTGAATCCAGACGGTCGGGCGTTAAAAACCCTCGTGCTTGCCCGCTTCCGGCCGGAATCGGGTCCGTAGCGCGTCCGGCCCGCGGCCGTCGAATCGCCGGCTTCCGCTCCGATGCGGTGCGAGCGTAGAATCCGCAACTCACAGTCCGGTCAGACTCGTCAGACTCGCGGTGACGCCGTGGCCGACCTTCCGACCGGCACCGCGGACATAGTGGCGGACGCTCCGGTGGAACGGCTGTCGC
Protein-coding sequences here:
- a CDS encoding bacterio-opsin activator domain-containing protein, with translation MSEPDTRTPLPEYTRQLEAIVESSTDAILVKDVEGRYRFANEAAAEFLGRDADDLIGKTDRELFGEETAAELRDHERTVLDGEETATFEESLPMDDGERVFETTCSPYYDREGDLAGTVSICRDVTERTVRERTLEDQRDELATLDRINEVSQGIIRALIGEPGREEIAQAVCDRLVETELYQTAWVGEPDPANEKMADVVGAGLNDEIRSLVEIIDASEGSGEPAAIAYHEGEPQVIDDVENDETLPPEMQRGLLDLGYYSGIIVPIRYGDTTYGLLGVGTERRSAFSQREVDAFDVLGDVIGFAIGAVKHRRLALSDTVVELTFRLTDSDSFYVAASEQLGCTLRLEGMAAGPDGSLLFYDAVSGVDSEAVFEFAEDWDAIENVRLVSDHGDEALFEFTVTGSSVVLTLSEFGAKTKDATSEGGEATVVAELPSDADVRSVVERVRAKYPGAELVAKRETERDFQSAREFRRDFDQRLTDAQRTALRASYFAGYYEWPRDSTAEDVAEALGVSSPTFHQHIRKAQRELLGAFFDRNGDRP
- a CDS encoding DUF7344 domain-containing protein, giving the protein MDGNPSVSDQQTVVADLDELFEVLADGNRRRLLGYFDDNADDVAAFSDLVEHVADESVAVSNDDHKRVAVKLHHTHLPKLEDANLVEYDPRSETVRYRGGPAVGEWVEMARAYESGSDHS
- a CDS encoding sugar phosphate nucleotidyltransferase, translating into MKAVVLAGGYATRLWPITKHRPKMFLPVGDSTVIDQIFAELEADDRIDEVYVSTNERFAEDFRDHLAESEFDKPRLTVEDTTEEDEKFGVVGALAQLFDREDITEDTLVIAGDNLISFGVSDFVDFFQEKDSPTLAAYDVGSRERAKSYGLVELDGDEVVDFQEKPDDPKSTLVSIACYAFTAETIPLLEEYLESGNNPDEPGWFVQWLQQRDSVYAYTFDEAWFDIGTPESYLEAVGWKLDGENQIADSATVENTTLGDNVHVMPRAEVVNSSVNNSIVFPNATIRDCDIRDSIIDEKTRVENMDLAGALIGAHTQILNGE
- a CDS encoding putative phosphothreonine lyase domain-containing protein, which produces MTLDKSPTDITDEETYWLRSQAVSDSPNVAGDGYFERHDVPFPEETTAENLPPAEDVAVGSDEAVRELDREALDEAKFIGKWQLTGSAERIEELWPELVADAADEVLWAAKAMTGFGYENLPMYDEYMITVYTPNYFAKRDVDRVRDHLREEYGVTKELLYKPDLYTAKGIVPDNVEEFGLSMAARYCE
- a CDS encoding diphthine--ammonia ligase; its protein translation is MTEDTGTTDDVPAADAAGDGSWVSLFSGGKDSSWALYRALEAGLDVSRLVTVHPEGDSYMYHVPATRLASLAAESIGIPLVEVEPDDFGAEDAEESGAQGDAELRPLEAALGELGSELPGGLAGVTAGAVESEYQTSRIEAMADRLDAEVFAPLWQEDPRELADAMLDAGFEITIIRVAAYGLDEPWLGRTLDREAIAELEELHESHGVHILGEGGEFETLVTDGPHMDRPIELEYETEWDGTRGTLRITDARLGE
- a CDS encoding DUF373 family protein, translating into MSTLVVCVDRDDDIGTKTGLDTPVAGWEAVRSLVTEVGLADPEDASVNCLLESLRVARDLRDGDEEVSVAVISGAAETMVGRDRAVADQMDSLIAEYDPDSAVVVIDSAQDERLVPIIESRVRVDAVDRVVVRQARDIESTYYLMKQFLADEELRQTVLVPTGLAMLAFPILLMAFGPAMAVASITAVIGLFVLYKGLGVDDYVADVPGEAKDALYSGRVSIVTYVVAAGLSLIGVFAGALRVSDPTAPAGGVLMPAMAFAFASVPWLAAAAVTASTGRLLDEVIRNDDLRNSYLNLPFGVLAVGLVVRGFSAYFLQREEYVPPLVVPQMELGSLAVERIELDPGTRMALFVVAGVVVSLLGVRVSTYVTGASLGEEFEDEEFVD